The Equus asinus isolate D_3611 breed Donkey chromosome 22, EquAss-T2T_v2, whole genome shotgun sequence genome has a segment encoding these proteins:
- the MBD6 gene encoding methyl-CpG-binding domain protein 6 isoform X2: MNGGNESSGADRAGGPVATSVPIGWQRCVREGAVLYISPSGTELSSLEQTRTYLLSDGTCKCGLECPLNVPKVFNFDPLAPVTLGGAGVGPASEEDMTKLCNHRRKAVAMATLYRSMETTCSHSSPGEGASPQMFHTVSPGPPSARPPCRVPPTTPLNGGPGSLPPEPPSVPQAFPPLAGPGGLFPPPRLPDPVPAGGSSSPCFLPRGNAPSPAPPPPPAISLNAPSYSWGAALRSSLVPPDLGSPPAPHASSSPPSDSPLFHCSDALTPSLLPPSNNLPGPPGPPGPATQPPVSSATMHLPLVLGPLGGAPTVDGPGAPPFLASSLLSAAAKAQHPPLPPPSTLQGRRPRAQAPSASHSSPRPSQRRPRRPPTVLRLLEGGGPQAPRRTRPRAPAPVPQAFPLPEPSQPILPSVLSLLGLPTPGPSHSDGSFNLLGSDAHLPPPPTLSSGSPPQPRHPIPPSLPGTTSGSLSSVPGAPAPPAASKAPLVPSPVLQSPSEGLGLGAGPACPLPPLAGGEAFPFPSPEQGLALSGAGFPGMLGALPLPLSLGQPPPSPLLSHGLFGVLAAGGGQPPPEPLLPPPGGPGPPLAPGEPEGPSLLVASLLPPPPSDLLPPPSAPPSNLLASFLPLLALGPTAGDGEGSTEGAGGPSGETFSGLGDLPPLLFPPLSAPPTLIALNSALLAASLDPPSGTPPQPCVLSAPQPGPPTSSVTTATTDPGASSLGKAPSNSGRPPQLLSPLLSASLLGDLSSLTSSPGTLPSLLQPPGPLLSGQLGLQLLPGGGAPPPLSEAPGPLACLLQSLQIPPEQPEAPCLAPESPTSALEPEPARPPLSALAPPHGSPDPPVPELLTGRGSGKRGRRGGGGLRGINGEARPGRGRKPGSRREPGRLALKWGSRGGFNGQMERSPRRTHHWQHNGELAEGGAEPKDPSPPGPHSEDLKSVFSQVAPGVVRKSRRGRRRKYNPTRNSSSSRQDITLDPSPTTRAAVPLPPRARPGRPAKNKRRKLAP; the protein is encoded by the exons ATGAATGGGGGCAATGAGAGCAGTGGAGCAGACAGAGCTGGGGGCCCTGTGGCCACATCTGTCCCCATCGGCTGGCAGCGCTGTGTTCGAGAGGGTGCTGTGCTCTATATCAG CCCAAGTGGCACAGAGCTGTCTTCCTTGGAGCAAACCCGGACCTACCTCCTCAGCGATGGAACCTGCAAGTGCGGTCTGGAGTGTCCACTTAATGTCCCCAAG GTTTTCAACTTTGACCCTTTGGCCCCGGTGaccctgggtggggctggggtggggccagcaTCAGAGGAGGACATGACCAAGCTGTGCAACCACCGGCGGAAAGCCGTTGCCATGGCAACTCTGTACCGCAGCATGGAGACCACCTGCTCACACTCTTCTCCTG GAGAGGGAGCGAGCCCCCAAATGTTCCAcactgtgtccccagggcccccCTCTGCCCGCCCTCCCTGTCGAGTCCCTCCTACAACTCCACTTAATGGGGGTCCTGGCTCCCTTCCTCCAGAACCTCCCTCAGTTCCACAGGCCTTCCCCCCTCTAGCAGGCCCTGGGGGGCTCTTCCCACCGCCCAGGCTTCCTGACCCAGTCCCCGCTGGAGGCAGCAGTAGTCCTTGTTTCCTCCCAAGGGGCAATGCCCCCTCTCcagctccacctcctccccctgctATCAGCCTCAATGCTCCCTCATACAGCTGGGGAGCTGCCCTCCGATCCAGCCTGGTGCCCCCTGACCTGGGTTCTCCTCCAGCTCCCCATGCGTCCTCCTCACCACCTTCAGACTCTCCTCTCTTCCACTGTAGTGATGCCTTAACACCCTCTCTTCTGCCCCCAAGCAATAATCTCCCTGGTCCCCCTGGCCCCCCTGGTCCTGCCACTCAGCCACCAGTGTCTTCAGCCACTATGCACCTGCCCCTGGTCCTGGGACCCCTGGGAGGGGCCCCCACGGTGGACGGGCCTGGGGCACCCCCCTTCCTTGCTAGCAGCCTACTCTCTGCAGCGGCCAAGGCACAGCATCCCCCACTCCCCCCTCCCAGCACTTTACAGGGCCGAAGGCCCCGTGCCCAGGCGCCCTCAGCTTCCCACTCATCACCCCGTCCCTCTCAGCGTCGTCCCCGCCGACCCCCAACTGTACTGCGATTGCTAGAAGGGGGAGGCCCTCAAGCCCCTAGACGGACCCGTCCTCGGGCCCCTGCTCCTGTGCCCCAAGCCTTTCCTCTCCCTGAGCCATCCCAACCCATTCTCCCTTCTGTGCTGTCCCTGCTGGGACTCCCCACCCCTGGCCCTTCCCACTCTGATGGAAGCTTTAACCTTTTGGGGTCAGATGcacacctgccccctcccccaaccctctcCTCAGGgagccctccccagcccaggcaTCCCATCCCGCCCTCCCTGCCTGGGACCACCAGTGGCAGCCTCAGCAGTGTGCCAG gtgcccctgcccctccagctgCCTCCAAAGCCCCCCTAGTCCCCAGCCCTGTGCTTCAAAGCCCATCTGAAGGGCTCGGGCTGGGGGCAGGCCcagcctgccctctgcctcccctgGCTGGTGGGGAGGCTTTCCCTTTCCCCAGCCCTGAGCAGGGCCTGGCGCTGAGTGGAGCTGGCTTCCCTGGGATGCTAGGGGCCTTGCCTCTTCCTCTGAGTCTGGGGCAGCCTCCACCTTCTCCATTGCTCAGCCATGGTTTATTTGGTGTGCTGGCTGCGGGAGGGGGACAACCTCCCCCTGAGCCCCTGCTACCCCCACCAGGGGGACCTGGCCCTCCCCTAGCCCCAGGCGAGCCCGAAGGGCCTTCACTTTTGGTGGCTTCCCTGCTTCCACCACCCCCCTCAGACCTTCTTCCACCCCCTTCCGCCCCTCCTAGCAACCTCCTCGCCTCTTTCCTGCCCCTGTTGGCCCTGGGCCCCAcagctggggatggggagggatcTACAGAGGGAGCTGGGGGTCCAAGTGGGGAGACATTTTCAGGTTTGGGAGACCTGCCACCCCTACTGTTCCCCCCACTTTCAGCCCCCCCCACCCTCATAGCTTTAAATTCTGCGCTGCTGGCTGCCAGCCTGGATCCCCCCTCGGGGACGCCCCCCCAG CCCTGTGTCCTGAGTGCCCCCCAGCCTGGACCACCTACCTCCAGTGTCACCACGGCAACTACTGACCCGGGGGCCTCCTCTCTGGGCAAGGCCCCCTCCAACTCAGGGAGACCCCCTCAACTCCTTAGCCCTCTGCTGAGTGCCAGCCTGCTGG GTGACCTGTCTTCGCTGACCAGCAGCCCTGGAACCCTCCCCAGCCTGTTGCAGCCTCCTGGCCCTCTTCTCTCTGGCCAGTTGGGGCTGCAGCTCCTCCCTGGGGGGGGAGCTCCTCCACCCCTCTCAGAGGCTCCTGGTCCCCTGGCCTGCCTGCTACAGAGTCTCCAG ATCCCTCCAGAGCAGCCAGAAGCCCCCTGTCTGGCCCCTGAGAGCCCGACCTCAGCCCTGGAACCGGAGCCTGCCCGGCCTCCCCTCAGTGCCTTAGCCCCACCCCATGGTTCTCCCGACCCCCCAGTCCCTGAGCTGCTCACTGGGAGGGGGTCAGGGAAACGGGGccggaggggaggagggggacttCGGGGCATTAATGgtgaggccaggccaggccgggGACGAAAGCCTGGCAGCCGGCGGGAGCCTGGCCGACTGGCCCTCAAATGGGGGTCACGTGGTGGCTTCAATGGACAAATGGAACGGTCCCCAAGAAGGACCCACCACTGGCAGCATAATGGGGAGCTGGCTGAAGGGGGTGCTGAGCCCAAGGATCCATCCCCTCCTGGGCCCCATTCTGAGGACCTTAAG TCCGTCTTTTCCCAGGTGGCCCCGGGGGTAGTCAGAAAGTCTCGTCGTGGCAGGAGGAGAAAATACAA CCCTACGCGGAACAGCAGTAGCTCCCGCCAGGACATTACCTTGGACCCCAGCCCCACAACCCGC GCggctgtccctctgcctccccgGGCCCGCCCTGGCCGTCCTGCCAAAAACAAGAGGAGGAAACTGGCCCCATAG
- the MBD6 gene encoding methyl-CpG-binding domain protein 6 isoform X3 has product MNGGNESSGADRAGGPVATSVPIGWQRCVREGAVLYISPSGTELSSLEQTRTYLLSDGTCKCGLECPLNVPKVFNFDPLAPVTLGGAGVGPASEEDMTKLCNHRRKAVAMATLYRSMETTCSHSSPGEGASPQMFHTVSPGPPSARPPCRVPPTTPLNGGPGSLPPEPPSVPQAFPPLAGPGGLFPPPRLPDPVPAGGSSSPCFLPRGNAPSPAPPPPPAISLNAPSYSWGAALRSSLVPPDLGSPPAPHASSSPPSDSPLFHCSDALTPSLLPPSNNLPGPPGPPGPATQPPVSSATMHLPLVLGPLGGAPTVDGPGAPPFLASSLLSAAAKAQHPPLPPPSTLQGRRPRAQAPSASHSSPRPSQRRPRRPPTVLRLLEGGGPQAPRRTRPRAPAPVPQAFPLPEPSQPILPSVLSLLGLPTPGPSHSDGSFNLLGSDAHLPPPPTLSSGSPPQPRHPIPPSLPGTTSGSLSSVPGAPAPPAASKAPLVPSPVLQSPSEGLGLGAGPACPLPPLAGGEAFPFPSPEQGLALSGAGFPGMLGALPLPLSLGQPPPSPLLSHGLFGVLAAGGGQPPPEPLLPPPGGPGPPLAPGEPEGPSLLVASLLPPPPSDLLPPPSAPPSNLLASFLPLLALGPTAGDGEGSTEGAGGPSGETFSGLGDLPPLLFPPLSAPPTLIALNSALLAASLDPPSGTPPQPCVLSAPQPGPPTSSVTTATTDPGASSLGKAPSNSGRPPQLLSPLLSASLLAGDLSSLTSSPGTLPSLLQPPGPLLSGQLGLQLLPGGGAPPPLSEAPGPLACLLQSLQIPPEQPEAPCLAPESPTSALEPEPARPPLSALAPPHGSPDPPVPELLTGRGSGKRGRRGGGGLRGINGEARPGRGRKPGSRREPGRLALKWGSRGGFNGQMERSPRRTHHWQHNGELAEGGAEPKDPSPPGPHSEDLKVAPGVVRKSRRGRRRKYNPTRNSSSSRQDITLDPSPTTRAAVPLPPRARPGRPAKNKRRKLAP; this is encoded by the exons ATGAATGGGGGCAATGAGAGCAGTGGAGCAGACAGAGCTGGGGGCCCTGTGGCCACATCTGTCCCCATCGGCTGGCAGCGCTGTGTTCGAGAGGGTGCTGTGCTCTATATCAG CCCAAGTGGCACAGAGCTGTCTTCCTTGGAGCAAACCCGGACCTACCTCCTCAGCGATGGAACCTGCAAGTGCGGTCTGGAGTGTCCACTTAATGTCCCCAAG GTTTTCAACTTTGACCCTTTGGCCCCGGTGaccctgggtggggctggggtggggccagcaTCAGAGGAGGACATGACCAAGCTGTGCAACCACCGGCGGAAAGCCGTTGCCATGGCAACTCTGTACCGCAGCATGGAGACCACCTGCTCACACTCTTCTCCTG GAGAGGGAGCGAGCCCCCAAATGTTCCAcactgtgtccccagggcccccCTCTGCCCGCCCTCCCTGTCGAGTCCCTCCTACAACTCCACTTAATGGGGGTCCTGGCTCCCTTCCTCCAGAACCTCCCTCAGTTCCACAGGCCTTCCCCCCTCTAGCAGGCCCTGGGGGGCTCTTCCCACCGCCCAGGCTTCCTGACCCAGTCCCCGCTGGAGGCAGCAGTAGTCCTTGTTTCCTCCCAAGGGGCAATGCCCCCTCTCcagctccacctcctccccctgctATCAGCCTCAATGCTCCCTCATACAGCTGGGGAGCTGCCCTCCGATCCAGCCTGGTGCCCCCTGACCTGGGTTCTCCTCCAGCTCCCCATGCGTCCTCCTCACCACCTTCAGACTCTCCTCTCTTCCACTGTAGTGATGCCTTAACACCCTCTCTTCTGCCCCCAAGCAATAATCTCCCTGGTCCCCCTGGCCCCCCTGGTCCTGCCACTCAGCCACCAGTGTCTTCAGCCACTATGCACCTGCCCCTGGTCCTGGGACCCCTGGGAGGGGCCCCCACGGTGGACGGGCCTGGGGCACCCCCCTTCCTTGCTAGCAGCCTACTCTCTGCAGCGGCCAAGGCACAGCATCCCCCACTCCCCCCTCCCAGCACTTTACAGGGCCGAAGGCCCCGTGCCCAGGCGCCCTCAGCTTCCCACTCATCACCCCGTCCCTCTCAGCGTCGTCCCCGCCGACCCCCAACTGTACTGCGATTGCTAGAAGGGGGAGGCCCTCAAGCCCCTAGACGGACCCGTCCTCGGGCCCCTGCTCCTGTGCCCCAAGCCTTTCCTCTCCCTGAGCCATCCCAACCCATTCTCCCTTCTGTGCTGTCCCTGCTGGGACTCCCCACCCCTGGCCCTTCCCACTCTGATGGAAGCTTTAACCTTTTGGGGTCAGATGcacacctgccccctcccccaaccctctcCTCAGGgagccctccccagcccaggcaTCCCATCCCGCCCTCCCTGCCTGGGACCACCAGTGGCAGCCTCAGCAGTGTGCCAG gtgcccctgcccctccagctgCCTCCAAAGCCCCCCTAGTCCCCAGCCCTGTGCTTCAAAGCCCATCTGAAGGGCTCGGGCTGGGGGCAGGCCcagcctgccctctgcctcccctgGCTGGTGGGGAGGCTTTCCCTTTCCCCAGCCCTGAGCAGGGCCTGGCGCTGAGTGGAGCTGGCTTCCCTGGGATGCTAGGGGCCTTGCCTCTTCCTCTGAGTCTGGGGCAGCCTCCACCTTCTCCATTGCTCAGCCATGGTTTATTTGGTGTGCTGGCTGCGGGAGGGGGACAACCTCCCCCTGAGCCCCTGCTACCCCCACCAGGGGGACCTGGCCCTCCCCTAGCCCCAGGCGAGCCCGAAGGGCCTTCACTTTTGGTGGCTTCCCTGCTTCCACCACCCCCCTCAGACCTTCTTCCACCCCCTTCCGCCCCTCCTAGCAACCTCCTCGCCTCTTTCCTGCCCCTGTTGGCCCTGGGCCCCAcagctggggatggggagggatcTACAGAGGGAGCTGGGGGTCCAAGTGGGGAGACATTTTCAGGTTTGGGAGACCTGCCACCCCTACTGTTCCCCCCACTTTCAGCCCCCCCCACCCTCATAGCTTTAAATTCTGCGCTGCTGGCTGCCAGCCTGGATCCCCCCTCGGGGACGCCCCCCCAG CCCTGTGTCCTGAGTGCCCCCCAGCCTGGACCACCTACCTCCAGTGTCACCACGGCAACTACTGACCCGGGGGCCTCCTCTCTGGGCAAGGCCCCCTCCAACTCAGGGAGACCCCCTCAACTCCTTAGCCCTCTGCTGAGTGCCAGCCTGCTGG CAGGTGACCTGTCTTCGCTGACCAGCAGCCCTGGAACCCTCCCCAGCCTGTTGCAGCCTCCTGGCCCTCTTCTCTCTGGCCAGTTGGGGCTGCAGCTCCTCCCTGGGGGGGGAGCTCCTCCACCCCTCTCAGAGGCTCCTGGTCCCCTGGCCTGCCTGCTACAGAGTCTCCAG ATCCCTCCAGAGCAGCCAGAAGCCCCCTGTCTGGCCCCTGAGAGCCCGACCTCAGCCCTGGAACCGGAGCCTGCCCGGCCTCCCCTCAGTGCCTTAGCCCCACCCCATGGTTCTCCCGACCCCCCAGTCCCTGAGCTGCTCACTGGGAGGGGGTCAGGGAAACGGGGccggaggggaggagggggacttCGGGGCATTAATGgtgaggccaggccaggccgggGACGAAAGCCTGGCAGCCGGCGGGAGCCTGGCCGACTGGCCCTCAAATGGGGGTCACGTGGTGGCTTCAATGGACAAATGGAACGGTCCCCAAGAAGGACCCACCACTGGCAGCATAATGGGGAGCTGGCTGAAGGGGGTGCTGAGCCCAAGGATCCATCCCCTCCTGGGCCCCATTCTGAGGACCTTAAG GTGGCCCCGGGGGTAGTCAGAAAGTCTCGTCGTGGCAGGAGGAGAAAATACAA CCCTACGCGGAACAGCAGTAGCTCCCGCCAGGACATTACCTTGGACCCCAGCCCCACAACCCGC GCggctgtccctctgcctccccgGGCCCGCCCTGGCCGTCCTGCCAAAAACAAGAGGAGGAAACTGGCCCCATAG
- the MBD6 gene encoding methyl-CpG-binding domain protein 6 isoform X1: protein MNGGNESSGADRAGGPVATSVPIGWQRCVREGAVLYISPSGTELSSLEQTRTYLLSDGTCKCGLECPLNVPKVFNFDPLAPVTLGGAGVGPASEEDMTKLCNHRRKAVAMATLYRSMETTCSHSSPGEGASPQMFHTVSPGPPSARPPCRVPPTTPLNGGPGSLPPEPPSVPQAFPPLAGPGGLFPPPRLPDPVPAGGSSSPCFLPRGNAPSPAPPPPPAISLNAPSYSWGAALRSSLVPPDLGSPPAPHASSSPPSDSPLFHCSDALTPSLLPPSNNLPGPPGPPGPATQPPVSSATMHLPLVLGPLGGAPTVDGPGAPPFLASSLLSAAAKAQHPPLPPPSTLQGRRPRAQAPSASHSSPRPSQRRPRRPPTVLRLLEGGGPQAPRRTRPRAPAPVPQAFPLPEPSQPILPSVLSLLGLPTPGPSHSDGSFNLLGSDAHLPPPPTLSSGSPPQPRHPIPPSLPGTTSGSLSSVPGAPAPPAASKAPLVPSPVLQSPSEGLGLGAGPACPLPPLAGGEAFPFPSPEQGLALSGAGFPGMLGALPLPLSLGQPPPSPLLSHGLFGVLAAGGGQPPPEPLLPPPGGPGPPLAPGEPEGPSLLVASLLPPPPSDLLPPPSAPPSNLLASFLPLLALGPTAGDGEGSTEGAGGPSGETFSGLGDLPPLLFPPLSAPPTLIALNSALLAASLDPPSGTPPQPCVLSAPQPGPPTSSVTTATTDPGASSLGKAPSNSGRPPQLLSPLLSASLLAGDLSSLTSSPGTLPSLLQPPGPLLSGQLGLQLLPGGGAPPPLSEAPGPLACLLQSLQIPPEQPEAPCLAPESPTSALEPEPARPPLSALAPPHGSPDPPVPELLTGRGSGKRGRRGGGGLRGINGEARPGRGRKPGSRREPGRLALKWGSRGGFNGQMERSPRRTHHWQHNGELAEGGAEPKDPSPPGPHSEDLKSVFSQVAPGVVRKSRRGRRRKYNPTRNSSSSRQDITLDPSPTTRAAVPLPPRARPGRPAKNKRRKLAP from the exons ATGAATGGGGGCAATGAGAGCAGTGGAGCAGACAGAGCTGGGGGCCCTGTGGCCACATCTGTCCCCATCGGCTGGCAGCGCTGTGTTCGAGAGGGTGCTGTGCTCTATATCAG CCCAAGTGGCACAGAGCTGTCTTCCTTGGAGCAAACCCGGACCTACCTCCTCAGCGATGGAACCTGCAAGTGCGGTCTGGAGTGTCCACTTAATGTCCCCAAG GTTTTCAACTTTGACCCTTTGGCCCCGGTGaccctgggtggggctggggtggggccagcaTCAGAGGAGGACATGACCAAGCTGTGCAACCACCGGCGGAAAGCCGTTGCCATGGCAACTCTGTACCGCAGCATGGAGACCACCTGCTCACACTCTTCTCCTG GAGAGGGAGCGAGCCCCCAAATGTTCCAcactgtgtccccagggcccccCTCTGCCCGCCCTCCCTGTCGAGTCCCTCCTACAACTCCACTTAATGGGGGTCCTGGCTCCCTTCCTCCAGAACCTCCCTCAGTTCCACAGGCCTTCCCCCCTCTAGCAGGCCCTGGGGGGCTCTTCCCACCGCCCAGGCTTCCTGACCCAGTCCCCGCTGGAGGCAGCAGTAGTCCTTGTTTCCTCCCAAGGGGCAATGCCCCCTCTCcagctccacctcctccccctgctATCAGCCTCAATGCTCCCTCATACAGCTGGGGAGCTGCCCTCCGATCCAGCCTGGTGCCCCCTGACCTGGGTTCTCCTCCAGCTCCCCATGCGTCCTCCTCACCACCTTCAGACTCTCCTCTCTTCCACTGTAGTGATGCCTTAACACCCTCTCTTCTGCCCCCAAGCAATAATCTCCCTGGTCCCCCTGGCCCCCCTGGTCCTGCCACTCAGCCACCAGTGTCTTCAGCCACTATGCACCTGCCCCTGGTCCTGGGACCCCTGGGAGGGGCCCCCACGGTGGACGGGCCTGGGGCACCCCCCTTCCTTGCTAGCAGCCTACTCTCTGCAGCGGCCAAGGCACAGCATCCCCCACTCCCCCCTCCCAGCACTTTACAGGGCCGAAGGCCCCGTGCCCAGGCGCCCTCAGCTTCCCACTCATCACCCCGTCCCTCTCAGCGTCGTCCCCGCCGACCCCCAACTGTACTGCGATTGCTAGAAGGGGGAGGCCCTCAAGCCCCTAGACGGACCCGTCCTCGGGCCCCTGCTCCTGTGCCCCAAGCCTTTCCTCTCCCTGAGCCATCCCAACCCATTCTCCCTTCTGTGCTGTCCCTGCTGGGACTCCCCACCCCTGGCCCTTCCCACTCTGATGGAAGCTTTAACCTTTTGGGGTCAGATGcacacctgccccctcccccaaccctctcCTCAGGgagccctccccagcccaggcaTCCCATCCCGCCCTCCCTGCCTGGGACCACCAGTGGCAGCCTCAGCAGTGTGCCAG gtgcccctgcccctccagctgCCTCCAAAGCCCCCCTAGTCCCCAGCCCTGTGCTTCAAAGCCCATCTGAAGGGCTCGGGCTGGGGGCAGGCCcagcctgccctctgcctcccctgGCTGGTGGGGAGGCTTTCCCTTTCCCCAGCCCTGAGCAGGGCCTGGCGCTGAGTGGAGCTGGCTTCCCTGGGATGCTAGGGGCCTTGCCTCTTCCTCTGAGTCTGGGGCAGCCTCCACCTTCTCCATTGCTCAGCCATGGTTTATTTGGTGTGCTGGCTGCGGGAGGGGGACAACCTCCCCCTGAGCCCCTGCTACCCCCACCAGGGGGACCTGGCCCTCCCCTAGCCCCAGGCGAGCCCGAAGGGCCTTCACTTTTGGTGGCTTCCCTGCTTCCACCACCCCCCTCAGACCTTCTTCCACCCCCTTCCGCCCCTCCTAGCAACCTCCTCGCCTCTTTCCTGCCCCTGTTGGCCCTGGGCCCCAcagctggggatggggagggatcTACAGAGGGAGCTGGGGGTCCAAGTGGGGAGACATTTTCAGGTTTGGGAGACCTGCCACCCCTACTGTTCCCCCCACTTTCAGCCCCCCCCACCCTCATAGCTTTAAATTCTGCGCTGCTGGCTGCCAGCCTGGATCCCCCCTCGGGGACGCCCCCCCAG CCCTGTGTCCTGAGTGCCCCCCAGCCTGGACCACCTACCTCCAGTGTCACCACGGCAACTACTGACCCGGGGGCCTCCTCTCTGGGCAAGGCCCCCTCCAACTCAGGGAGACCCCCTCAACTCCTTAGCCCTCTGCTGAGTGCCAGCCTGCTGG CAGGTGACCTGTCTTCGCTGACCAGCAGCCCTGGAACCCTCCCCAGCCTGTTGCAGCCTCCTGGCCCTCTTCTCTCTGGCCAGTTGGGGCTGCAGCTCCTCCCTGGGGGGGGAGCTCCTCCACCCCTCTCAGAGGCTCCTGGTCCCCTGGCCTGCCTGCTACAGAGTCTCCAG ATCCCTCCAGAGCAGCCAGAAGCCCCCTGTCTGGCCCCTGAGAGCCCGACCTCAGCCCTGGAACCGGAGCCTGCCCGGCCTCCCCTCAGTGCCTTAGCCCCACCCCATGGTTCTCCCGACCCCCCAGTCCCTGAGCTGCTCACTGGGAGGGGGTCAGGGAAACGGGGccggaggggaggagggggacttCGGGGCATTAATGgtgaggccaggccaggccgggGACGAAAGCCTGGCAGCCGGCGGGAGCCTGGCCGACTGGCCCTCAAATGGGGGTCACGTGGTGGCTTCAATGGACAAATGGAACGGTCCCCAAGAAGGACCCACCACTGGCAGCATAATGGGGAGCTGGCTGAAGGGGGTGCTGAGCCCAAGGATCCATCCCCTCCTGGGCCCCATTCTGAGGACCTTAAG TCCGTCTTTTCCCAGGTGGCCCCGGGGGTAGTCAGAAAGTCTCGTCGTGGCAGGAGGAGAAAATACAA CCCTACGCGGAACAGCAGTAGCTCCCGCCAGGACATTACCTTGGACCCCAGCCCCACAACCCGC GCggctgtccctctgcctccccgGGCCCGCCCTGGCCGTCCTGCCAAAAACAAGAGGAGGAAACTGGCCCCATAG